One genomic segment of Deltaproteobacteria bacterium includes these proteins:
- a CDS encoding YciI family protein produces the protein MWYLVLSRSLPEKEELKQRNYDDHRDWLEQQHRAGRLLFSGPTSDRAYGIYVMLASSLSEAQALAGEDPHHARGIRTMEVLEWAPHRAFRMEATTIADVEAMASGNGPA, from the coding sequence ATGTGGTACCTCGTACTCTCTCGTTCCCTTCCCGAAAAGGAAGAACTCAAGCAACGCAACTACGACGATCACCGGGATTGGCTGGAACAACAGCATCGGGCCGGCCGCCTGCTCTTCTCGGGGCCGACGTCCGACCGCGCCTACGGAATCTACGTCATGCTGGCTTCAAGCCTGAGCGAAGCCCAGGCCCTCGCGGGGGAGGATCCCCACCACGCCCGCGGAATCCGGACCATGGAAGTCCTGGAATGGGCTCCGCACCGGGCATTCCGCATGGAAGCCACCACCATCGCCGACGTAGAGGCCATGGCGAGCGGCAACGGACCGGCCTAA
- a CDS encoding amidohydrolase family protein, translating to MPIIDADAHVVEIDETWEYLEPSEREYKPGVVYERLENGETLKSWIIGGNKVGTPWPGGGTRSDAITGTFIGNVPLDLKAKYMLDVDARLAHMDELGTDTQVLFPTLWVHPLTDRPAVENALCWSYNRWLADIHSRGHGRFRWACVASLSDIPEARRQMRFARDHGAVAVNISGLDYRNRLINDPDFFPLYEEASDLDMPVCIHSGTNSPDMDRVWGKPLCGYQRNKFVGLGAFHLLIMSNLPDRFPKLRWGIIELSAGWLPYLINDLRRRVERRGGKLKERILADNNIWVAAQMNDDLEHIIKYVGDDRLVMGTDYGHADSSTEIHALQLLQQHEFLAPESVSRILYDNPVELYAL from the coding sequence ATGCCGATCATCGACGCAGACGCCCACGTTGTGGAAATCGACGAGACCTGGGAATACCTCGAACCCTCCGAACGGGAGTACAAGCCCGGCGTGGTCTACGAGAGGCTGGAGAACGGCGAGACTCTCAAGTCCTGGATCATCGGTGGCAACAAGGTGGGGACCCCGTGGCCCGGTGGTGGAACCCGAAGCGACGCCATCACCGGCACCTTCATCGGTAACGTGCCGCTGGACCTCAAGGCCAAGTACATGCTGGACGTGGACGCCCGGCTGGCGCACATGGACGAGTTGGGCACCGACACCCAAGTGCTCTTCCCCACCCTGTGGGTACACCCGCTCACGGACCGGCCGGCGGTGGAGAACGCTCTCTGTTGGAGCTACAACCGCTGGCTGGCCGACATCCATTCCCGCGGCCACGGGCGCTTCCGTTGGGCTTGTGTGGCGTCGCTGAGCGACATCCCGGAGGCGCGGCGGCAGATGCGTTTCGCCCGGGACCACGGCGCGGTGGCGGTGAACATCTCCGGGCTCGACTACCGCAACCGGCTGATCAACGACCCCGACTTCTTCCCGCTCTACGAGGAAGCCAGCGACCTCGACATGCCCGTGTGCATCCACTCGGGCACCAACAGCCCGGACATGGACCGGGTCTGGGGCAAGCCCCTGTGCGGCTACCAGCGCAACAAGTTCGTGGGGCTCGGCGCGTTCCACCTGCTGATCATGTCGAACCTGCCCGACCGCTTCCCCAAGCTCCGCTGGGGCATCATCGAGCTGAGCGCGGGCTGGCTGCCCTACCTCATCAACGACCTGCGACGCCGCGTGGAACGGCGCGGCGGCAAGCTCAAGGAGCGCATCCTCGCCGACAACAACATCTGGGTCGCCGCCCAGATGAACGACGACCTGGAGCACATCATCAAGTACGTGGGCGACGACCGCCTGGTCATGGGCACCGACTACGGCCACGCCGACTCCTCCACCGAGATCCACGCGCTCCAGTTACTGCAGCAGCACGAGTTCCTCGCCCCCGAGAGCGTCTCGCGCATCCTCTACGACAACCCCGTGGAGTTGTACGCGTTGTAG